The DNA window GCTCGACATTTAACACGCCACCTGAGATATCGACATCCATCATCCTGGCGTTGGTCGGGAGATGGACTCCTATATCAGTGTCCCGGCCTAAATGGCGAGTCGTCGTACGTTGAGATCACGAAAGTTCTGGTCCACTTCGGTGGCTCCAGCGCCGATTTCGATCTCGACCTCCACGCCCATAGGCACTACCGGCCTCCAGTCCGCTCCCAGGAGACCTCGCAGCGCCAGATCGAAGTCACCCTCCGATAGTCCATGTAGGTACAGCTCAGGGATCAGATCAGC is part of the Dehalococcoidia bacterium genome and encodes:
- a CDS encoding IS256 family transposase yields the protein ADLIPELYLHGLSEGDFDLALRGLLGADWRPVVPMGVEVEIEIGAGATEVDQNFRDLNVRRLAI